A stretch of the Agromyces larvae genome encodes the following:
- a CDS encoding ABC transporter permease, which produces MSATIASPASAPVRDAGWSTQTGQVFRRWMVGTARQAWGPVMSLIQPIIWILLFGQVFASLGAFPAFGDAGYLAYLVPGVLMMTVLYSGAWAGTGYIDDIRSGVMDQLLTAPISRTAIITGQLLQQLVINLAQSAIVLGIGWLGGARYPGGLPGILLALAAATLLAAAFCSMSSAVALTTRNQVALIGLSQTVVLPATFLSTTMMPADLLPDWIAAVAAWNPLTWAVEAGRAGLDGTAFDGSGDGLLVAGRMLLLALLAAASFVWAVSSLRSYQRSA; this is translated from the coding sequence ATGAGCGCGACCATCGCATCCCCCGCGTCCGCCCCCGTGCGCGACGCCGGGTGGTCCACCCAGACCGGCCAGGTGTTCCGCCGATGGATGGTGGGCACCGCCAGGCAGGCTTGGGGCCCGGTCATGAGCCTCATCCAGCCGATCATCTGGATCCTGCTGTTCGGGCAGGTGTTCGCGTCGCTCGGCGCGTTCCCCGCGTTCGGCGACGCCGGCTACCTGGCGTACCTGGTGCCGGGCGTGCTCATGATGACCGTGCTCTACTCGGGCGCGTGGGCCGGCACCGGGTACATCGACGACATCCGCTCGGGCGTCATGGATCAGCTGCTGACCGCACCGATCTCGCGCACGGCGATCATCACGGGTCAGCTGCTGCAGCAGCTCGTGATCAACCTCGCGCAGTCGGCGATCGTGCTCGGCATCGGATGGCTCGGCGGAGCCCGCTACCCGGGCGGGCTGCCCGGCATCCTGCTCGCCCTCGCCGCGGCGACGCTGCTCGCCGCCGCGTTCTGCTCGATGTCGAGCGCTGTCGCGCTCACCACCCGGAACCAGGTCGCGCTCATCGGGCTCTCGCAGACGGTGGTGCTGCCGGCCACGTTCCTGTCGACCACGATGATGCCCGCCGACCTGCTGCCCGACTGGATCGCGGCGGTCGCGGCATGGAACCCGCTCACCTGGGCCGTCGAGGCCGGGCGCGCCGGGCTCGACGGCACGGCGTTCGACGGCTCGGGCGACGGGCTGCTCGTCGCCGGCCGGATGCTGCTGCTCGCGCTGCTCGCCGCCGCCTCGTTCGTCTGGGCCGTGTCGTCGCTGCGCAGCTACCAGCGCTCGGCCTGA
- a CDS encoding ABC transporter ATP-binding protein, whose product MTSSSPAITAAALTKTYRVGRGKPPVHALRGLDLDLPAGLVTGLLGPNGAGKSTTTKILTTLARPTSGTATVAGIDVTRDPAAVRRRIGYVSQGTGTDPLLTAEENLVLAARLRGIPAADARDRARRLLHEFGLDDARGRTVARFSGGMRRRLDVAAALVHRPSVLFLDEPTTGLDPESRAAMWAEIRRLSAEDALTVVLTTHYLEEADRLADRLVIIDHGVEVVSGTAAALKAGLRGETLRVTLVEPDATAVRRAIDGVPGLHDVVVETQGTAGSVTARVDDATAALPAVITALTAGGVAFGAASVSAPTLDDVYLHHVGHSFDAGVADAASDQEGVAA is encoded by the coding sequence ATGACCTCCTCCTCCCCTGCCATCACGGCGGCGGCGCTCACCAAGACGTACCGGGTCGGGCGCGGCAAGCCGCCGGTGCACGCGCTGCGCGGCCTCGACCTCGACCTGCCCGCCGGCCTGGTCACCGGCCTGCTCGGCCCGAACGGCGCCGGCAAGTCGACCACCACGAAGATCCTGACCACGCTCGCCCGGCCCACCTCGGGCACCGCCACCGTGGCCGGTATCGACGTCACGCGCGATCCGGCGGCGGTGCGTCGGCGCATCGGGTACGTCTCGCAGGGCACGGGCACCGATCCGCTGCTCACCGCCGAGGAGAACCTGGTGCTCGCGGCGCGGCTGCGAGGCATCCCGGCCGCCGATGCCCGCGACCGCGCACGACGCCTGCTGCACGAGTTCGGCCTCGACGACGCGCGCGGCCGCACCGTCGCCCGGTTCTCGGGCGGCATGCGCCGACGGCTCGACGTCGCCGCGGCGCTCGTGCACCGCCCCTCGGTGCTGTTCCTCGACGAACCGACGACCGGACTCGACCCCGAATCGCGGGCCGCGATGTGGGCCGAGATCCGCAGGCTGTCCGCCGAGGACGCGCTCACCGTCGTGCTCACCACCCACTACCTCGAAGAGGCCGACCGCCTCGCCGACCGGCTCGTCATCATCGATCACGGCGTCGAGGTGGTGTCGGGCACGGCGGCTGCGCTGAAGGCGGGGCTGCGCGGCGAGACGCTGCGCGTCACGCTCGTCGAACCGGATGCCACGGCGGTCCGCCGCGCGATCGACGGCGTTCCCGGCCTGCACGACGTGGTCGTCGAGACGCAGGGCACCGCGGGGTCCGTCACCGCCCGCGTCGACGACGCGACCGCGGCGCTGCCCGCCGTCATCACCGCGCTCACCGCCGGCGGGGTCGCCTTCGGCGCGGCATCCGTGTCGGCGCCCACCCTCGACGACGTGTACCTGCACCACGTCGGACACAGCTTCGACGCGGGCGTCGCCGACGCCGCGTCCGACCAGGAGGGAGTCGCCGCATGA
- a CDS encoding permease prefix domain 1-containing protein gives MATDNIHRLLDEAFAGIASTPDVQDLKEEMRSNLVARVAELEAAGIPPQDAAHRAIRELGDIHALVEAESIATAPPAVRPSAELLHARYRVRPKPAFVVRVTVAAAIGAAALVFGVVLGSGATAAEPVAALGMAGLLSTAVFWIVADSLQQETTTNHPMPQPRAAGYGLGAGVTVLGLGLTALIVIGAIPVWVAFVPALLVAGAAVLFAFLGATQTNRHKAWVREIQRSQVVANHFDHDPASAARFGIYSAAIWTTALVAFIVLGLTVGWWWALLAFPAALVVMFVTLARMLFPAKR, from the coding sequence ATGGCCACCGACAACATCCACCGCCTGCTCGACGAGGCGTTCGCGGGCATCGCGTCGACGCCCGACGTGCAAGACCTGAAGGAAGAGATGCGCTCGAACCTGGTCGCGCGGGTCGCCGAGCTCGAGGCCGCCGGCATACCGCCGCAGGATGCTGCGCATCGCGCGATCCGCGAACTCGGCGACATCCACGCCCTCGTCGAGGCCGAGTCGATCGCGACGGCGCCGCCGGCCGTGCGACCCAGCGCCGAGCTGTTGCACGCGCGCTACCGCGTGCGCCCGAAGCCGGCGTTCGTCGTGCGCGTCACCGTCGCGGCCGCGATCGGCGCCGCGGCGCTCGTGTTCGGCGTCGTGCTGGGTTCGGGAGCCACGGCCGCCGAACCCGTCGCCGCGCTCGGCATGGCGGGCCTGCTCTCGACCGCCGTCTTCTGGATCGTCGCCGACTCGCTCCAGCAGGAGACGACGACGAACCATCCGATGCCGCAGCCCCGCGCCGCAGGCTACGGGCTCGGCGCCGGAGTCACCGTGCTCGGGCTCGGGCTCACCGCGCTCATCGTGATCGGCGCGATCCCCGTGTGGGTCGCGTTCGTTCCTGCCCTGCTCGTGGCCGGCGCCGCGGTGCTGTTCGCCTTCCTCGGCGCGACGCAGACCAACCGCCACAAGGCGTGGGTGCGTGAGATCCAGCGCAGCCAGGTCGTCGCGAACCACTTCGACCACGACCCGGCCAGCGCCGCCCGCTTCGGCATCTACTCCGCGGCGATCTGGACCACCGCCCTCGTCGCGTTCATCGTGCTCGGGCTCACGGTCGGCTGGTGGTGGGCGCTGCTCGCCTTCCCGGCTGCCCTCGTCGTGATGTTCGTCACGCTCGCCCGCATGCTCTTCCCGGCGAAGCGCTGA
- a CDS encoding PadR family transcriptional regulator — translation MTDHTVPVDDAFAADLLRGHTDTIVLGVLRRGDRYGFEIYKTIRDATGGRYEIKEATLYATYRRLERDGLVESYWGDETQGGRRKYYRITDAGRSVYRRNVTAWVATRTIIDSLLETSD, via the coding sequence ATGACAGACCACACCGTGCCCGTCGACGACGCGTTCGCCGCCGACCTGCTGCGCGGTCACACCGACACGATCGTCCTCGGCGTCCTGCGCCGCGGCGACCGCTACGGCTTCGAGATCTACAAGACGATCCGCGATGCCACGGGCGGTCGCTACGAGATCAAGGAGGCGACCCTGTACGCCACCTACCGCCGCCTCGAACGCGACGGGCTCGTCGAGTCGTACTGGGGCGACGAGACGCAGGGCGGGCGTCGCAAGTACTACCGCATCACCGACGCGGGCAGATCGGTGTACCGGCGCAACGTCACCGCGTGGGTCGCCACCCGCACGATCATCGACTCCCTGCTCGAGACGAGCGACTGA
- a CDS encoding DUF4870 domain-containing protein: MSDATPPTPPPPPGPPTPPAGPPPGNPYQQSQPLSPSDEKLWATLIHIGGILFGFLPALIGYLVLKDKGPFIRGHSATALNFQITLLIAYVVGWVLAFVLIGFLLLAAAWVASIVFGIIAAVKANQGQPYVYPVAIKFVS, encoded by the coding sequence ATGTCAGACGCAACGCCTCCGACCCCGCCGCCTCCGCCCGGCCCTCCGACCCCGCCGGCCGGCCCGCCGCCCGGAAACCCCTACCAGCAGAGCCAGCCGCTGAGCCCGTCCGACGAGAAGCTGTGGGCGACGCTGATCCACATCGGCGGCATCCTGTTCGGGTTCCTGCCGGCGCTGATCGGCTACCTCGTCCTGAAGGACAAGGGCCCGTTCATCCGCGGGCACTCGGCGACCGCGCTGAACTTCCAGATCACGCTGCTGATCGCCTACGTGGTCGGCTGGGTCCTCGCGTTCGTGCTGATCGGGTTCCTGCTGCTGGCCGCGGCCTGGGTCGCGTCGATCGTGTTCGGCATCATCGCCGCGGTGAAGGCCAACCAGGGCCAGCCGTACGTCTACCCGGTGGCGATCAAGTTCGTGAGCTGA
- a CDS encoding DUF4870 domain-containing protein has translation MSDQNPASDPDAPAPAAPGQYAQPAAPLTPEQDVQWGSLAHLGGILGFLPSLIIWLVFKDRGRFTDTEAKEALNFQITLTIGAVALWVLVTVITIVTFGFGALLSFLIWVPWILGVVFSIIAYLRAKDGQHYRYPFAVRLIK, from the coding sequence ATGTCCGACCAGAACCCCGCATCCGACCCCGACGCGCCGGCCCCGGCCGCGCCCGGTCAGTACGCGCAGCCCGCCGCTCCCCTCACGCCCGAGCAGGACGTGCAGTGGGGCTCGCTCGCCCACCTGGGCGGGATCCTCGGCTTCCTGCCGTCGCTCATCATCTGGCTCGTCTTCAAGGACCGCGGCCGTTTCACCGACACCGAGGCCAAGGAGGCGCTGAACTTCCAGATCACGCTCACGATCGGCGCGGTCGCCCTCTGGGTCCTCGTGACCGTCATCACGATCGTGACGTTCGGGTTCGGCGCCCTGCTCAGCTTCCTGATCTGGGTGCCGTGGATCCTCGGCGTCGTGTTCTCGATCATCGCGTACCTGCGCGCCAAGGACGGGCAGCACTACCGCTACCCGTTCGCCGTGCGACTCATCAAGTAA
- the hrcA gene encoding heat-inducible transcriptional repressor HrcA: MVSERGLAVLRAIVQDYVASREPVGSKAIVERHAFGVSAATIRNDMAILEEEELIAAPHTSSGRIPTDKGYRVFVDQLSELRPMSQAQRHAIETFLGEAGDLDELLSRTVRLIAQLTNQLAVVQVPSFHSARVRHVELVQLAPTRVLCILITDAGQVEQRLAELADDVDEATLGDLRVRLNRVAAGLTMSDAAAVLSGEIEGADPRHAAVLHTLALTLAEQARAQRGERLVVAGAANLVRTEQDFSGSILDVIEAIEEQVVLLRLFGEMAADPHGIAVRIGRENAPFGLPEASVVSTSFAVPGRDISRLGVVGPTRMDYSASMAAVRAVARYLSRALGEH, translated from the coding sequence ATGGTCTCCGAACGAGGTCTCGCGGTGCTGCGCGCCATCGTGCAGGACTACGTCGCCTCACGTGAGCCCGTCGGCTCCAAGGCGATCGTCGAGCGGCACGCGTTCGGCGTGTCGGCCGCGACGATCCGCAACGACATGGCGATCCTCGAAGAGGAAGAGCTCATCGCCGCCCCGCACACCTCGTCGGGGCGGATCCCGACCGACAAGGGCTACCGGGTGTTCGTCGACCAGCTCTCCGAGCTGCGACCGATGAGCCAGGCCCAGCGCCACGCCATCGAGACCTTCCTCGGCGAGGCCGGCGACCTCGACGAACTGCTGAGCCGCACCGTGCGGCTCATCGCGCAGCTCACGAACCAGCTCGCCGTGGTGCAGGTGCCGAGCTTCCACAGCGCGCGGGTGCGCCATGTCGAACTCGTCCAGCTCGCCCCGACGCGGGTGCTGTGCATCCTCATCACCGACGCCGGCCAGGTCGAGCAACGGCTCGCCGAACTCGCCGACGACGTCGACGAGGCGACGCTCGGCGACCTGCGCGTCCGGCTCAACCGCGTCGCCGCGGGCCTCACCATGAGCGATGCGGCCGCCGTGCTCTCGGGCGAGATCGAGGGCGCCGACCCCCGGCACGCCGCGGTGCTGCACACGCTCGCCCTGACGCTGGCCGAGCAGGCGCGGGCGCAGCGGGGCGAACGCCTCGTGGTCGCCGGCGCCGCCAACCTGGTGCGCACCGAGCAGGACTTCTCCGGCTCGATCCTCGACGTCATCGAGGCGATCGAAGAGCAGGTGGTGCTGCTGCGCCTCTTCGGCGAGATGGCGGCCGACCCGCACGGCATCGCGGTGCGCATCGGCCGCGAGAACGCGCCGTTCGGGCTGCCCGAGGCATCCGTCGTCTCCACCTCGTTCGCCGTCCCCGGACGCGACATCTCGCGACTCGGCGTCGTCGGCCCCACCCGGATGGACTACTCCGCCAGCATGGCGGCCGTTCGCGCCGTCGCGCGCTATCTGTCGCGCGCCCTCGGCGAGCACTGA
- the dnaJ gene encoding molecular chaperone DnaJ translates to MADHYEVLGVSRDATPDEIKKAYRRLARELHPDVNPGAEASERFKEVTHAYDVLSDPKQRQQYDLGGQGGFGGAQGFGGFGDIFETFFGGGGQTRGPRSRRERGQDALIRVEVGLDEVIFGTHRDLEVDTAVLCETCDGSCCQPGTSPVTCDICHGTGQIQRTVRSLLGNVMTSSPCGTCRGYGTIIATPCVTCQGQGRVRARRTVPVDIPAGVDTGLRLQMPGSGEAGPAGGPNGDLYLEIKVKNHDVFSRNGDDLLCTVEVQMTDAVLGTTTTIPALDGDVEVELKPGLQAGEVITVKDRGVTRLRGSGRGDLKIGVQVVTPTKLSHKERQLIEQFAQAHKPQKPQLSHFQQGLFARLRDRFLG, encoded by the coding sequence GTGGCAGACCACTACGAGGTCCTCGGCGTCTCGCGCGACGCCACCCCCGACGAGATCAAGAAGGCGTACCGCCGCCTCGCCCGCGAACTGCACCCCGACGTCAACCCGGGCGCCGAGGCATCCGAACGATTCAAAGAGGTCACGCACGCCTACGACGTGCTGAGCGACCCGAAGCAGCGCCAGCAGTACGACCTGGGCGGCCAGGGCGGGTTCGGCGGCGCGCAGGGCTTCGGCGGGTTCGGCGACATCTTCGAGACGTTCTTCGGCGGCGGCGGCCAGACCCGCGGCCCGCGCAGCCGCCGCGAACGCGGCCAGGACGCGCTGATCCGCGTCGAGGTCGGCCTCGACGAGGTGATCTTCGGCACCCACCGCGACCTCGAGGTCGACACCGCGGTGCTGTGCGAGACGTGCGACGGGTCGTGCTGCCAGCCGGGCACCTCGCCGGTCACCTGCGACATCTGCCACGGAACCGGGCAGATCCAGCGCACGGTGCGGTCGCTGCTCGGCAACGTGATGACCTCGAGCCCCTGCGGCACCTGCCGCGGCTACGGCACCATCATCGCCACGCCCTGCGTGACCTGCCAGGGTCAGGGCCGGGTGCGCGCGCGCCGCACCGTGCCGGTCGACATCCCCGCGGGCGTCGACACGGGGCTGCGCCTGCAGATGCCCGGCTCGGGCGAGGCCGGCCCCGCGGGCGGGCCGAACGGCGACCTCTACCTCGAGATCAAGGTCAAGAACCACGACGTGTTCAGCCGCAACGGCGACGACCTGCTCTGCACCGTCGAGGTGCAGATGACCGACGCGGTGCTCGGCACCACGACGACCATCCCGGCGCTCGACGGCGACGTCGAGGTCGAGCTGAAGCCGGGGCTGCAGGCCGGCGAGGTGATCACGGTGAAGGACCGCGGCGTCACGCGGTTGCGCGGGTCGGGCCGCGGCGACCTGAAGATCGGCGTGCAGGTGGTCACCCCGACCAAGCTCTCGCACAAGGAGCGGCAGCTCATCGAGCAGTTCGCGCAGGCGCACAAGCCGCAGAAGCCGCAGCTCAGCCACTTCCAGCAGGGGCTGTTCGCGCGGCTGCGCGACCGGTTCCTGGGCTGA
- a CDS encoding 16S rRNA (uracil(1498)-N(3))-methyltransferase — MSNLYLDERLDAAAIAPGAVVELSGDEARHAVTVARVRVGERVAVGDGRGTIVSGPVASTGPRELVIEVDEVVFEEPPAVRLTLVQALAKGDRDELAVQAATELGVDRVVPWAAARSVSRWEGQKAQKGRARWAAIVREATKQSVRSYLAEVDEPATTAQLPARLDGQRMLLLEPTAKVRLTDLEPDGRDLALVVGPEGGIAPAELDRLVAAGAEPVRLGASVLRTSTAGPAAIAVLSAALGRW; from the coding sequence ATGAGCAACCTGTACCTCGATGAGCGGCTCGACGCCGCGGCGATCGCGCCCGGTGCCGTCGTCGAGCTGTCCGGCGACGAGGCGCGGCACGCCGTGACCGTCGCCCGGGTGCGGGTCGGCGAGCGCGTCGCGGTCGGCGACGGCCGCGGCACGATCGTGTCGGGTCCGGTCGCATCGACGGGGCCGCGCGAACTCGTCATCGAGGTCGACGAGGTCGTCTTCGAGGAGCCGCCGGCGGTGCGGCTCACCCTCGTGCAGGCGCTCGCGAAGGGCGACCGCGACGAGCTCGCCGTGCAGGCGGCCACCGAGCTCGGCGTCGACCGGGTCGTGCCGTGGGCCGCCGCGCGCTCGGTGTCGCGCTGGGAGGGGCAGAAGGCGCAGAAGGGCCGGGCCCGGTGGGCCGCGATCGTGCGCGAGGCGACCAAGCAGTCGGTCCGGTCGTATCTCGCCGAGGTCGACGAGCCCGCGACGACGGCCCAGCTCCCGGCGCGCCTCGACGGCCAGCGGATGCTGCTGCTCGAGCCGACCGCAAAGGTCCGCCTCACCGACCTCGAGCCCGACGGACGGGACCTCGCGCTCGTCGTCGGCCCCGAGGGCGGCATCGCCCCGGCCGAGCTCGACCGGCTCGTCGCCGCCGGCGCCGAACCCGTGAGGCTCGGAGCATCCGTGCTGCGCACCTCGACCGCCGGGCCGGCCGCGATCGCGGTGCTGAGCGCCGCGCTCGGCCGGTGGTGA
- a CDS encoding HIT domain-containing protein produces the protein MTDTADRPTVFERIAAGEIPARIVAETERVIAFHDIAPQAPVHVVVTPKSGDYRDVAELAAGDPALLVELVEVAKGVASELADGDYRLIFNSGPAAGQTVFHVHAHVLAGGLEEGTLAGG, from the coding sequence ATGACCGACACCGCCGACCGGCCCACCGTCTTCGAGCGCATCGCCGCCGGCGAGATCCCCGCGCGGATCGTCGCCGAGACCGAGCGCGTCATCGCGTTCCACGACATCGCGCCGCAGGCGCCGGTGCACGTGGTCGTGACGCCGAAATCGGGCGACTACCGCGATGTCGCCGAGCTCGCCGCGGGCGACCCCGCCCTGCTCGTCGAACTGGTCGAGGTGGCGAAGGGCGTGGCATCCGAGCTCGCCGACGGCGACTACCGACTGATCTTCAACTCCGGCCCCGCGGCCGGCCAGACCGTCTTCCACGTGCACGCCCACGTGCTCGCCGGAGGACTCGAGGAGGGCACGCTTGCCGGCGGCTGA
- a CDS encoding PhoH family protein, whose protein sequence is MVRLLGPQDRLLASIQREYPGVTVHVRGNEIAIRGEESERVRVRRLIEELLELVRNGQDPTPTEVRTSARILDADPGARPSELLGQVIVSSRGKSIRPKTEGQREYVDAIDEHTIVFGIGPAGTGKTYLAMAKAVQALQRKEVSRIILTRPAVEAGERLGFLPGTLTDKIDPYLRPLYDALNEMMDPELVPKLLASGTVEVAPLAYMRGRTLNDSFVVLDEAQNTTPEQMKMFLTRLGFGSKMVVTGDITQIDLPGGASGLRLVTRILDGIDDIHFSRLTSDDVVRHSLVGRIVDAYTEYDQRTQAQRFERDQAREFANRAERRGRMPRDHQPPRPRS, encoded by the coding sequence ATGGTGCGTCTGCTCGGGCCGCAGGACCGCCTGCTCGCCTCGATCCAGCGCGAGTATCCCGGCGTCACCGTGCACGTGCGCGGCAACGAGATCGCCATCCGCGGCGAGGAGTCCGAGCGCGTGCGCGTGCGGCGCCTCATCGAAGAGCTGCTCGAGCTGGTGCGCAACGGCCAGGACCCGACGCCGACCGAGGTGCGCACCTCGGCGCGCATCCTCGATGCCGACCCGGGTGCGCGCCCGTCCGAGCTGCTCGGCCAGGTCATCGTGTCGAGCCGCGGCAAGTCGATCCGGCCGAAGACCGAGGGCCAGCGCGAGTACGTCGACGCGATCGACGAGCACACCATCGTGTTCGGCATCGGCCCCGCGGGCACCGGCAAGACCTACCTCGCGATGGCGAAGGCCGTGCAGGCGCTGCAGCGCAAAGAGGTGAGCCGCATCATCCTGACCCGCCCGGCCGTCGAGGCCGGCGAGCGGCTCGGGTTCCTGCCGGGCACGCTGACCGACAAGATCGACCCGTACCTGCGGCCGCTCTACGACGCGCTCAACGAGATGATGGACCCCGAGCTGGTGCCGAAGCTCCTCGCGAGCGGCACCGTCGAGGTCGCCCCGCTCGCGTACATGCGCGGTCGCACGCTGAACGACTCGTTCGTGGTGCTCGACGAGGCGCAGAACACCACGCCCGAGCAGATGAAGATGTTCCTCACCCGCCTCGGGTTCGGCTCGAAGATGGTCGTCACCGGCGACATCACCCAGATCGACCTGCCGGGCGGCGCATCGGGCCTGCGGCTCGTGACCCGCATCCTCGACGGCATCGACGACATCCACTTCTCACGGCTCACGAGCGACGACGTCGTGCGGCACTCGCTCGTGGGGCGCATCGTCGACGCCTACACCGAGTACGACCAGCGCACCCAGGCGCAGCGTTTCGAACGCGACCAGGCGCGCGAGTTCGCGAATCGCGCCGAACGACGCGGCCGGATGCCACGCGATCACCAGCCGCCGCGGCCGCGGTCGTGA
- the ybeY gene encoding rRNA maturation RNase YbeY, producing the protein MSIEINNESAIEVDEAALQRLAVYALDTMHVHADAELAIVLVDEGAMEQLHVQWMDEPGPTDVLSFPMDELRPGTADQPTPPGLLGDVVLCPQVAEAQAKTAGHSLLDELLLLTTHGILHLLGFDHAEPAEEKEMFGIQRDILVGFAMQERRR; encoded by the coding sequence GTGAGCATCGAGATCAACAACGAGTCGGCGATCGAGGTCGACGAGGCCGCGCTGCAGCGCCTCGCGGTCTACGCCCTCGACACGATGCACGTGCACGCCGACGCCGAACTCGCGATCGTCCTCGTCGACGAGGGCGCGATGGAGCAGCTCCATGTGCAGTGGATGGACGAGCCCGGACCGACCGACGTGCTGAGCTTCCCGATGGACGAGCTGCGCCCCGGCACCGCCGACCAGCCCACGCCGCCCGGGCTGCTCGGCGATGTCGTGCTCTGCCCGCAGGTCGCCGAGGCGCAGGCGAAGACCGCCGGTCACTCCCTGCTCGACGAACTGCTGCTGCTCACCACCCACGGCATCCTGCACCTGCTCGGCTTCGACCACGCCGAGCCCGCGGAGGAGAAGGAGATGTTCGGCATCCAGCGCGACATCCTCGTGGGCTTCGCGATGCAGGAGCGACGCCGCTGA
- a CDS encoding hemolysin family protein: MEPWLFLAAALVLVAFGGLMAAVDAAIGTLSRADLVELALESRARRSLLAIADDTGAHVNAVNFTRIIAETTAAVLVTLAFTSFVANVWWALLWSALIMTAVSFVLVGASPRSVGRAHARGVLRAAAPVVRFIRLLLGPIANALVALGNRVTPSRARYAGVASEEQLLSIVDDATEHDVLEEEDRELIHSIFEFNETVVREVMVPRTDMVTIESTAHVQHAMAVFLGAGYSRIPVVGRDADDVIGVLYLRDLAKVGFERSLDAETLTVGELVRPAAYVPESMKADALLKRMQHESNHLAMVVDEYGGIAGLVTLEDLIEELVGDISDEYDREAAQVEPLGDGRFRVNARLPIDELGELFGIELEDEDVDSAGGLLTKELGRLPQPGERVAVSGLVLEAERTEGRRRRISTILAWADQALIDVRAAFEAGAEGRNGRD; this comes from the coding sequence ATGGAGCCCTGGCTCTTCCTCGCCGCCGCCCTCGTGCTGGTGGCGTTCGGCGGCCTGATGGCCGCCGTCGACGCGGCGATCGGCACCCTCTCGCGCGCCGACCTCGTCGAGCTCGCCCTCGAATCGCGGGCCCGCCGATCGCTGCTCGCGATCGCCGACGACACCGGCGCGCACGTGAACGCGGTGAACTTCACCCGCATCATCGCCGAGACGACCGCGGCGGTGCTCGTGACGCTCGCGTTCACGTCGTTCGTCGCCAACGTCTGGTGGGCGCTGCTGTGGTCGGCGCTCATCATGACGGCGGTGTCGTTCGTGCTCGTCGGGGCGAGCCCCCGCAGCGTCGGGCGGGCGCACGCGCGCGGCGTGCTGCGCGCCGCGGCGCCGGTCGTGCGGTTCATCCGGTTGCTGCTCGGCCCCATCGCCAACGCGCTCGTCGCGCTCGGCAACCGGGTGACGCCCTCGCGCGCACGGTACGCGGGGGTGGCGAGCGAAGAGCAACTGCTGAGCATCGTCGACGACGCCACCGAGCACGACGTCCTCGAAGAGGAGGATCGCGAGCTCATCCACTCGATCTTCGAGTTCAACGAGACGGTGGTGCGCGAGGTGATGGTGCCGCGCACCGACATGGTCACGATCGAGTCGACCGCGCACGTGCAGCACGCGATGGCGGTGTTCCTCGGCGCCGGGTACTCGCGCATCCCGGTGGTGGGGCGCGACGCCGACGACGTGATCGGCGTGCTGTACCTGCGCGACCTCGCGAAGGTCGGCTTCGAACGGTCGCTCGACGCCGAGACGCTGACCGTCGGCGAGCTGGTGCGCCCGGCCGCGTACGTCCCCGAGTCGATGAAGGCCGACGCGCTGCTGAAGCGGATGCAGCACGAGTCGAACCACCTCGCGATGGTCGTCGACGAATACGGCGGCATCGCCGGCCTGGTCACCCTCGAAGACCTCATCGAAGAGCTCGTCGGCGACATCTCCGACGAGTACGACCGCGAAGCCGCGCAGGTCGAGCCGCTCGGCGACGGCCGGTTCCGGGTGAACGCGCGACTGCCGATCGACGAGCTCGGCGAACTGTTCGGCATCGAGCTGGAGGACGAGGACGTCGACTCGGCCGGCGGCCTGCTCACCAAAGAGCTCGGCCGGCTGCCGCAGCCCGGCGAACGGGTCGCCGTGTCGGGTCTCGTGCTCGAGGCCGAACGCACCGAGGGCCGGCGCCGCCGGATCTCCACCATCCTCGCCTGGGCCGACCAGGCGCTCATCGACGTGCGCGCGGCCTTCGAGGCCGGCGCCGAGGGGAGGAACGGCCGTGACTGA